A stretch of Dietzia lutea DNA encodes these proteins:
- a CDS encoding M23 family metallopeptidase — protein sequence MPAPPTALRGRAAVLAVAAGAAVSAASAGSALNATGTHSAEAGDIALLANGEPAPATTSPAAPGTSAPATPSAPEPVVVPASVGDADTESIHSAMLYAGTEINAQREIAEEQARRPKISLPAFGAFTSPYAMRWGTMHTGIDIANVNGTPILAATDGVVIDAGPAQGFGNWIRIMSDDGTMTVYGHMESLDVQEGQRVYAGQKIAGMGNLGFSTGTHLHFEVLINGGKDHIDPVVWLAQHGLDLATGSLAGSPDHAHGSLGS from the coding sequence ATGCCCGCGCCGCCGACCGCCCTGCGTGGTCGCGCCGCCGTCCTGGCCGTGGCCGCGGGCGCGGCGGTCTCCGCCGCCTCGGCGGGCTCTGCACTCAACGCTACCGGCACCCACTCGGCCGAGGCCGGCGACATCGCTCTGCTTGCCAACGGGGAGCCGGCCCCCGCCACCACGAGCCCCGCGGCGCCCGGCACCTCCGCACCGGCGACCCCGTCGGCGCCCGAGCCGGTCGTAGTCCCCGCCTCTGTCGGCGACGCCGACACCGAGAGCATCCACTCCGCCATGCTCTACGCGGGAACGGAGATCAACGCGCAACGCGAGATCGCCGAGGAACAGGCGCGGCGACCGAAGATCTCCCTCCCCGCGTTCGGTGCGTTCACCTCGCCGTACGCAATGCGCTGGGGGACGATGCACACCGGCATCGACATCGCCAACGTCAACGGGACGCCGATCCTCGCCGCGACCGACGGCGTGGTGATCGACGCCGGGCCCGCGCAGGGCTTCGGCAACTGGATCCGCATCATGTCCGACGACGGCACCATGACGGTGTACGGGCACATGGAGAGCCTCGACGTCCAGGAGGGTCAGCGCGTGTACGCCGGCCAGAAGATCGCCGGGATGGGCAACCTCGGGTTCTCGACGGGCACCCACCTACATTTCGAGGTCCTGATCAACGGCGGCAAGGATCACATCGACCCGGTTGTGTGGCTGGCCCAGCACGGTCTCGATCTGGCGACGGGCAGCCTCGCCGGCTCCCCCGACCACGCCCACGGCTCGCTCGGTAGTTGA
- a CDS encoding TetR/AcrR family transcriptional regulator has translation MDTANGRVRVRAGGRSEKVRQAVGEATLAFLAEGRLTFSVVDVAARAGVGRRTVYRWWPTRHDLLVEALRTHVRRAPVVDAVGSWEENLRALAHRLAEFAAGPVEVAIAAIMAGGQHPEFNQTVLEQWRPAMESWHQLVHVAAENGEVAEGLDPRTVIDTLLVPIVFTPLAMRRPMGTSEVDALVDLLLTGTRAR, from the coding sequence GTGGACACTGCGAACGGGCGGGTACGGGTACGCGCAGGCGGGCGCAGTGAGAAGGTGCGTCAGGCGGTGGGGGAGGCGACGCTCGCCTTCCTTGCCGAGGGGCGACTGACCTTCAGCGTCGTCGATGTCGCGGCGCGAGCGGGCGTGGGTCGGCGGACGGTCTACCGGTGGTGGCCGACGCGTCACGATCTGCTCGTCGAGGCCCTGCGGACCCATGTGCGGCGGGCGCCGGTCGTCGATGCCGTCGGCTCGTGGGAGGAGAATCTCCGGGCGCTCGCGCACCGGCTCGCGGAGTTCGCCGCGGGTCCGGTCGAGGTCGCGATCGCCGCGATCATGGCGGGCGGCCAACATCCGGAGTTCAACCAGACGGTGCTGGAGCAGTGGCGGCCGGCGATGGAGTCATGGCATCAATTGGTGCACGTGGCCGCGGAGAATGGCGAGGTCGCCGAGGGTCTCGACCCGCGGACGGTGATCGACACACTCCTCGTGCCGATCGTCTTCACGCCCCTGGCGATGCGGCGTCCGATGGGCACCTCCGAGGTGGACGCGCTGGTCGACCTGCTACTCACCGGGACGCGGGCCCGGTAG
- a CDS encoding UvrD-helicase domain-containing protein — translation MTDTASAPARQHSPHSALLDGLNPQQAAAVTHRGGPLLIVAGAGSGKTSVLTRRIAYLLAEGGAHPGQILAITFTNKAAAEMRERVAALVGPHAERMWVATFHSICVRILRAQSALLGTRNSNFTIYDSDDSRRLLGMIAKEQQLEVKKFTPRMLASAISTHKNELRDPAEAMDRALEDSDRTAQTVAAVFTEYQARLQAANAFDFDDLIGKTVALLRAHPEVAAYYRRRFRHVMVDEYQDTNHAQYVLVRTLVGGTASDDDEVGVPPAELCVVGDADQSIYAFRGATIRNIEDFEHDYPDARSILLEQNYRSTQTILSAANAVIARNAGRREKNLWTAEGAGELLVGYVADNEHDEARFIAGEIDRLVDSGEASYSDVAVFYRTNNSSRVIEDVFVRLGLPYKVVGGTRFYERKEVRDVVAYLKVLNNPDDAVAIRRILNTPRRGIGDRAEACVVVHAEQRGIGFAQALRDAAEGKVSLLPTRSVKAIAGFVEMLDDLRGRLDGDDHAGGHDSAPDVGALVEAVLERTGYRAELEASNDPQDAARLDNLNELVGVGREFSSEAALQRSAREQGFVEEADADPDLDEGLAEPGSVAAFLERVSLVADADEIPDDDQGQVTLMTLHTAKGLEFPVVFLIGMEDGLFPHMRALGDPAELSEERRLAYVGITRARRRLYLTRAMMRSSWGQPMTNPGSRFLEEIPSEAIEWQREEPAGGAGFGDDDSYAPRRRFGGGSGGYGSGGYGSGGGSGGYGSGGGSGGRSPGIPRAKPSAPALELAPGDRVTHDKYGLGKVLSCDGSGPRATATIDFGASGKVRLMLIGGVPMQKL, via the coding sequence ATGACCGACACCGCCTCCGCCCCCGCCCGCCAGCATTCGCCCCACTCGGCCCTCCTGGACGGGCTCAACCCACAGCAGGCCGCCGCGGTCACACACCGCGGCGGCCCGCTGCTTATCGTCGCGGGCGCGGGGTCGGGCAAGACCAGCGTGCTCACCCGGCGGATCGCCTACCTGCTGGCCGAGGGCGGCGCCCACCCGGGCCAGATCCTGGCCATCACGTTCACCAACAAGGCCGCGGCCGAGATGCGGGAGCGGGTCGCGGCGCTGGTCGGCCCGCACGCCGAGCGGATGTGGGTGGCCACCTTCCACTCGATCTGCGTGCGCATCCTGCGGGCCCAGTCGGCACTGCTCGGGACCCGCAACTCGAACTTCACGATCTACGACTCGGACGACTCCCGGCGGCTGCTGGGGATGATCGCCAAGGAGCAGCAGCTCGAGGTCAAGAAGTTCACCCCGCGCATGCTCGCCTCGGCCATCTCCACCCACAAGAACGAGCTGCGCGACCCGGCCGAGGCCATGGACCGGGCGCTCGAGGACTCGGATCGCACCGCGCAGACCGTGGCGGCCGTGTTCACCGAGTACCAGGCGCGGCTGCAGGCGGCCAACGCGTTCGACTTCGACGATCTCATCGGTAAGACCGTCGCCCTGTTGCGCGCGCACCCCGAGGTCGCCGCGTACTACCGGCGGCGGTTCCGTCACGTCATGGTGGACGAGTACCAGGACACCAACCACGCGCAGTACGTCCTGGTCCGCACCCTCGTGGGCGGCACGGCGTCCGACGACGACGAGGTGGGCGTGCCCCCGGCCGAACTCTGTGTGGTGGGTGACGCGGATCAGTCGATCTACGCGTTCCGCGGGGCCACGATCCGGAACATCGAGGACTTCGAGCACGACTACCCGGACGCCCGTTCCATCCTCTTGGAGCAGAACTACCGGTCCACGCAGACCATCCTGTCGGCCGCCAACGCCGTGATCGCGCGTAACGCCGGGCGGCGCGAGAAGAACCTGTGGACCGCCGAGGGCGCCGGCGAGCTGCTGGTGGGGTACGTCGCGGACAACGAACACGACGAGGCGCGGTTCATCGCCGGCGAGATCGACCGGCTGGTGGACTCGGGCGAGGCGTCCTACTCCGACGTCGCGGTGTTCTACCGGACCAACAACTCGTCCCGCGTGATCGAGGACGTGTTCGTCCGGCTCGGCCTGCCGTACAAGGTCGTCGGCGGCACGCGGTTCTACGAGCGCAAGGAGGTGCGCGACGTGGTCGCCTACCTCAAGGTGCTCAACAACCCGGACGACGCGGTGGCGATCCGGCGCATCCTCAACACCCCGAGACGTGGCATCGGCGACCGGGCCGAGGCGTGCGTCGTGGTCCACGCCGAGCAGCGCGGAATCGGTTTCGCGCAGGCCCTGCGCGACGCGGCGGAGGGAAAGGTCTCGCTGCTGCCGACGCGTTCGGTCAAGGCGATCGCCGGGTTCGTCGAGATGCTCGACGACCTGCGCGGGCGCCTCGACGGGGACGACCACGCCGGCGGGCACGACTCCGCGCCCGACGTGGGCGCGCTCGTGGAGGCGGTGCTCGAGCGCACCGGCTACCGCGCCGAGCTGGAGGCGTCCAACGATCCGCAGGACGCGGCGCGCCTCGACAACCTCAACGAGCTGGTGGGCGTGGGCCGGGAGTTCTCGTCGGAGGCCGCGCTGCAGCGCTCCGCGCGCGAGCAGGGCTTCGTGGAGGAGGCCGACGCGGACCCCGACCTGGACGAGGGTCTGGCCGAGCCGGGGTCGGTGGCGGCGTTCCTCGAGCGGGTGTCGCTGGTGGCCGACGCCGACGAGATCCCGGACGACGACCAGGGGCAGGTCACGCTCATGACCCTGCACACCGCCAAGGGCCTGGAGTTCCCGGTGGTGTTCCTCATCGGCATGGAGGACGGACTCTTCCCGCACATGCGGGCGCTGGGCGATCCCGCGGAGCTGTCGGAGGAGCGGCGGCTAGCCTACGTGGGCATCACCCGCGCCCGGCGGCGGCTGTACCTGACGCGGGCGATGATGCGCTCGTCGTGGGGCCAGCCCATGACCAACCCGGGGTCGCGGTTCCTGGAGGAGATCCCCTCCGAGGCGATCGAGTGGCAGCGCGAGGAGCCGGCCGGCGGAGCGGGGTTCGGGGACGACGACTCGTATGCCCCGCGGCGGCGCTTCGGCGGCGGCTCTGGTGGTTACGGCTCCGGTGGTTACGGCTCCGGCGGCGGCTCCGGTGGTTACGGCTCCGGCGGCGGCTCCGGTGGACGGTCGCCCGGGATCCCGCGCGCGAAGCCGTCCGCGCCCGCGCTGGAGCTGGCACCGGGCGACCGGGTCACACACGACAAGTACGGCCTGGGCAAGGTGCTCTCCTGCGACGGCAGCGGGCCGCGCGCCACGGCGACGATCGACTTCGGCGCCTCCGGGAAGGTGCGGCTCATGCTCATCGGGGGCGTCCCCATGCAGAAGCTCTGA
- a CDS encoding alanine/glycine:cation symporter family protein: MFAPVEEFNTFLADIGSVIWGPFVLIPLLLGTGLFLTIRLRVLQFRKLGPALRLGLLKRNDDGGEGDISQYQALTTALAATVGVGNIVGVATALALGGPGALFWMWVTALVGMASKYSEAFLGVRFRVTDARGEQSGGPQYYLHRGFAEIFGRSGARVGLILSIVFAVFAVLASFGIGNMTQGNAVATQLENSFDVSPVTTGIILFVLTGAVLLGGIKAIGRVTAGFVPLMILLYIVGGLVVLVVNADQIPAAFGLVFSDAFTGTSAVGGFAGSAILYAIQMGVARGIFSNESGMGSAAIAAAAARTTHPTRQGLVSMTQTFIDTIIVVTFTGLVLVTTGVWQGGSDNAGTMTADAFASAIPEGDKLVAVSIAFFAFSTILGWSYYGERCMERLVGARGVIPYRMVFTCVVFIGAVTELEVVWNFADVMNGLMAIPNLIGLLVLSGLIVRETRHYLDNDPGLNATSSQVEEFMGARTR; encoded by the coding sequence ATGTTTGCGCCCGTGGAAGAATTCAACACGTTTCTCGCCGACATCGGATCGGTGATCTGGGGACCGTTCGTCCTCATCCCGCTGCTGCTGGGCACCGGTCTGTTCCTCACCATCCGGCTGCGGGTGCTGCAGTTCCGCAAGCTCGGCCCGGCGCTGCGGCTCGGCCTGCTCAAGCGGAACGACGACGGCGGCGAGGGCGACATCTCGCAGTACCAGGCGCTCACCACGGCGCTGGCGGCCACGGTCGGCGTCGGCAACATCGTCGGCGTGGCCACCGCGCTCGCCCTGGGCGGGCCGGGCGCGCTGTTCTGGATGTGGGTCACCGCTCTCGTCGGCATGGCGTCCAAGTACTCGGAGGCGTTCCTGGGCGTCCGGTTCCGCGTCACCGACGCCCGCGGCGAGCAGTCCGGCGGCCCGCAGTACTACCTGCACCGCGGTTTCGCCGAGATCTTCGGACGGTCCGGCGCGAGGGTCGGCCTGATCCTGTCGATCGTGTTCGCGGTGTTCGCCGTCCTGGCGAGCTTCGGCATCGGCAACATGACCCAGGGCAACGCCGTGGCGACCCAGCTGGAGAACTCGTTCGACGTCTCGCCGGTGACCACGGGCATCATCCTCTTCGTCCTCACGGGCGCCGTGCTCCTCGGCGGCATCAAGGCCATCGGGCGGGTCACCGCCGGGTTCGTCCCGCTCATGATCCTGCTCTACATCGTCGGCGGGCTCGTGGTGCTGGTCGTCAACGCCGATCAGATCCCGGCGGCGTTCGGCCTGGTCTTCTCCGACGCCTTCACCGGCACCTCCGCGGTCGGCGGCTTCGCCGGCTCCGCGATCCTGTACGCCATCCAGATGGGCGTCGCCCGCGGCATCTTCTCCAACGAGTCCGGCATGGGCTCGGCTGCGATCGCGGCCGCGGCGGCCCGGACCACCCACCCCACCCGGCAGGGCCTGGTCTCGATGACGCAGACGTTCATCGACACCATCATCGTCGTCACCTTCACCGGCCTGGTCCTGGTCACCACCGGCGTGTGGCAGGGGGGCAGCGACAACGCGGGCACGATGACCGCCGACGCCTTCGCCTCCGCGATCCCTGAGGGCGACAAGCTCGTCGCGGTGTCCATCGCGTTCTTCGCCTTCTCCACCATCCTCGGCTGGTCGTACTACGGCGAGCGGTGCATGGAGCGGCTCGTGGGCGCGCGCGGCGTCATCCCGTACCGCATGGTCTTCACCTGCGTGGTGTTCATCGGCGCCGTCACCGAGCTCGAGGTGGTGTGGAACTTCGCCGACGTGATGAACGGCCTCATGGCGATCCCCAACCTCATCGGCCTGCTCGTGCTGTCCGGGCTGATCGTGCGCGAGACGCGTCACTACCTGGACAACGACCCCGGCCTGAACGCCACCTCCTCCCAGGTCGAGGAGTTCATGGGGGCCCGCACGCGCTGA
- a CDS encoding chorismate mutase, producing MSTDPAGTDDPLSEAEIQELRLEIDRLDAEILDAITRRSEISRRIGRTRMQSGGTKLVHTRELKVYERFASLGEEGQTLAGMLLRLGRGRLGY from the coding sequence ATGAGCACCGACCCCGCCGGCACCGACGACCCGTTGTCCGAGGCCGAGATCCAGGAACTGCGGCTGGAGATCGACCGTCTGGACGCCGAGATCCTGGACGCCATCACCCGCCGCAGCGAGATCTCCCGCCGCATCGGCCGCACGCGTATGCAGTCGGGCGGCACCAAGCTCGTGCACACGCGCGAACTCAAGGTCTACGAGCGCTTCGCGTCCCTCGGCGAGGAGGGTCAGACGCTCGCCGGGATGCTCCTGCGCCTGGGCCGCGGTCGCCTGGGGTACTAG
- a CDS encoding DUF5701 family protein, protein MTRVTSPVSTTASSVASSVAAQAERLVTLGVPELAGISADQLRDHARALAAGPGDGRDGGGAVLAVHPALLSATRLAARMRRDGKAGFVVVDMTDLADFTPTDDITVPDAPLYLLDDVTRGDDMLDRAPTDAHAELAARGRTPLTVSEGISWVLQQPDALEPGACFMCIGSRKPKPTGGLDSRTPALWISGGTGRDGKENRGAPKVGWCWAGNHHTWLGFASTSVRWGPVQ, encoded by the coding sequence GTGACCCGCGTAACTTCACCCGTCTCCACAACGGCATCCTCCGTCGCCTCCTCCGTTGCCGCGCAGGCCGAGCGACTCGTCACACTCGGCGTACCGGAGCTTGCCGGGATCAGTGCCGATCAGCTGCGGGACCACGCCCGCGCGCTGGCCGCCGGACCCGGTGACGGGCGGGACGGTGGCGGAGCCGTGCTGGCCGTCCACCCCGCACTCCTGTCGGCCACGCGACTGGCCGCCCGCATGCGCCGCGACGGGAAGGCGGGCTTCGTCGTCGTCGACATGACCGACCTCGCCGACTTCACACCCACCGACGACATCACCGTCCCCGACGCGCCGCTGTACCTTCTCGACGACGTCACTCGCGGCGACGACATGCTGGACCGGGCTCCCACCGACGCGCACGCCGAGCTCGCGGCGCGGGGCAGGACCCCGCTCACCGTCTCCGAGGGGATCAGCTGGGTCCTGCAGCAGCCCGACGCGCTCGAGCCGGGCGCGTGCTTCATGTGCATCGGCTCGCGCAAGCCCAAGCCGACCGGCGGGCTGGACTCCCGCACGCCCGCGCTGTGGATCAGCGGCGGCACCGGTCGCGACGGCAAGGAGAACAGGGGCGCGCCCAAGGTGGGCTGGTGCTGGGCGGGCAACCACCACACGTGGCTGGGCTTCGCCTCGACGTCCGTCAGGTGGGGACCCGTTCAGTAG